In the bacterium genome, one interval contains:
- a CDS encoding cysteine desulfurase yields MTLSLLNASKEFPIFRQDPSLVYLDNAATMQKPQIVLHTLDSFYQSANANVHRGLYKLAEKSDALYDSARETVQKFLNAKASSEIIFTRGTTESINLVASSVSASDLKPGDEIILSVADHHSLIVPWVMAAKRTNARVKVAKINSQGEIDLEHLRSLLSPRTKIIACAHVSNVLGSINEIKTICKLAKNVGAWTVIDGAQAVSHHPVDVQDLDCDFYAFSAHKAFGPTGIGVLYGRASRLQDLPPYQVGGGMIADVSFDQITFLDAPGRFEAGTPAIAQAVGLGAALKFIDALGRSNLENHLKLLGSELQEKLKSIPGLKIYGSNQCSSGIASFTLEGIHPHDIATVCAEYNVAIRAGHHCCMPLIKELKVAALARASLAFYNTSADIDRLVQALTHAKKVFGSR; encoded by the coding sequence ATGACGCTTTCACTGCTCAACGCATCCAAGGAATTTCCAATCTTTAGACAAGACCCCAGCCTGGTCTATCTCGATAACGCTGCTACCATGCAAAAGCCCCAAATTGTACTGCACACACTCGACAGCTTCTACCAAAGTGCCAATGCTAATGTGCACCGCGGCCTATATAAACTAGCAGAAAAAAGCGATGCGCTTTACGACTCGGCACGCGAAACCGTTCAAAAATTCCTTAACGCTAAAGCTTCTTCTGAAATTATTTTTACACGGGGAACGACTGAAAGTATAAACCTCGTTGCCTCAAGCGTAAGTGCATCAGATCTAAAGCCTGGTGATGAAATCATTCTTTCCGTAGCTGACCACCATTCGCTAATCGTCCCCTGGGTAATGGCTGCCAAAAGAACGAATGCCCGCGTTAAGGTCGCTAAAATTAATTCCCAGGGAGAAATCGATCTCGAGCACTTACGAAGTTTGCTTTCGCCGCGCACAAAAATTATCGCCTGCGCACATGTCAGCAATGTGCTGGGCTCGATCAACGAGATCAAAACAATCTGCAAGCTTGCCAAAAATGTTGGAGCCTGGACTGTAATCGACGGCGCACAAGCCGTCTCGCATCATCCAGTTGATGTACAGGATTTAGATTGTGATTTTTATGCCTTTAGCGCGCATAAAGCTTTTGGCCCAACGGGAATTGGCGTTTTATATGGCCGTGCCTCCAGATTGCAGGATCTCCCGCCATATCAAGTCGGCGGTGGCATGATCGCAGACGTTAGTTTCGATCAAATCACCTTTCTTGATGCTCCGGGCAGATTCGAAGCGGGCACTCCCGCAATTGCCCAAGCAGTAGGACTTGGCGCGGCATTAAAATTTATTGATGCACTGGGCCGCAGCAACTTAGAAAATCATCTCAAGCTGCTCGGCAGCGAACTTCAGGAAAAGCTTAAATCAATTCCTGGTCTAAAAATATATGGCTCGAATCAGTGCAGTTCGGGAATTGCCTCTTTTACTCTCGAGGGGATTCATCCGCATGACATTGCCACAGTTTGCGCTGAGTATAACGTCGCAATTCGCGCTGGACATCACTGCTGTATGCCCCTGATCAAAGAGTTAAAAGTCGCGGCACTCGCCCGTGCTTCATTGGCGTTCTACAACACAAGTGCAGATATTGATCGCCTAGTGCAGGCCTTAACGCATGCGAAAAAGGTATTTGGATCGCGATGA
- a CDS encoding SUF system NifU family Fe-S cluster assembly protein codes for MSTSELAQLYQEELLALAKDGSHRCECKDFTHFNHGKNPLCGDTVEIYFRVDQGKIQKVCHAGDGCAISQASAALVAQVLEGQLLDAALEAIETISSELAQETKALTGMPAEVLRILGGVRKFPVRLRCALLAWKSAELALKGS; via the coding sequence ATGAGTACAAGCGAACTCGCCCAACTCTATCAAGAAGAACTTTTAGCTCTAGCTAAAGATGGCTCGCATCGCTGCGAGTGTAAGGATTTTACGCATTTTAATCACGGCAAAAACCCGCTTTGTGGGGATACTGTGGAAATTTATTTTCGTGTAGATCAAGGCAAAATTCAAAAAGTTTGCCATGCCGGAGACGGTTGCGCGATTTCGCAAGCTTCAGCAGCGCTTGTCGCCCAAGTTTTAGAAGGACAGTTGCTTGATGCAGCCCTTGAAGCAATTGAAACAATCAGCTCGGAACTAGCTCAGGAAACTAAAGCTTTAACTGGCATGCCGGCTGAAGTTTTAAGAATTTTAGGTGGCGTGCGTAAATTTCCGGTGCGCTTACGCTGCGCACTACTAGCCTGGAAGTCAGCTGAATTGGCGTTAAAGGGCTCGTAG
- a CDS encoding Rrf2 family transcriptional regulator, protein MLELSSKYAIRALSYLSTLHSDDNQNTFVQVQSIAKKVQVPAPYLAKLLKELGQAGILETKKGVQGGVRLAKRPTGKLSFWEICASLSDPITQPSCLLNKGACNINSPCPFHEDWSKIQCSTNEFLKNSILKVPRC, encoded by the coding sequence ATGCTAGAACTTTCAAGTAAATACGCAATTCGCGCGCTTTCGTACTTATCGACGTTACATTCCGATGACAATCAAAACACTTTCGTCCAAGTGCAGAGCATTGCTAAAAAAGTTCAAGTCCCCGCTCCCTATCTCGCTAAGTTACTCAAAGAACTTGGCCAAGCAGGAATATTAGAAACCAAAAAAGGTGTGCAGGGCGGAGTGCGCTTAGCGAAACGCCCGACTGGCAAATTATCATTTTGGGAAATCTGCGCTAGCCTTTCCGATCCAATCACTCAGCCAAGCTGCTTACTAAATAAGGGCGCTTGTAACATTAACAGTCCTTGCCCCTTTCATGAAGATTGGTCCAAGATTCAATGCTCTACAAATGAATTCCTCAAGAACTCGATCTTAAAAGTGCCGCGATGCTAA
- a CDS encoding multicopper oxidase domain-containing protein, with translation MGNITYRLQSIIIALVFLVLITSSAWACDSCNQALYNEMLTTRKGTLVGEELTKAMKNQGVNLPADMGGATPEFVAGKDNPNAEQRKEFIEIINRDKSLPMPQTGYVPQDTKPTKQVSIDLHEGEAYLGKGVFFKGFLTNNTVPGPTIIVDEGDVVEFTVNNKGLVPHGASIHSAYTQTSKYLGKIQAGESKKMVFRATYPGIYMYHCAPGGHAIPMHVIFGQYGMMVVRPKQKYKLEKILNKKPDVEIFLTQHEFYANGKDAIDAKPIYVTFNGKLFRYVEEPIKAKPGDYVRINFLNVGPNLLSTFHIVGIIWDFAYWQGIPENSFKGGQTVTAGPSDSWVVEFRMPPDEGNFLMLSHAVGSTDRGAIGILAGDKNAVTPLTVLSDGPAISDQERAELKKKSIRVFSPFEPGSTDVDEPYFVSAEQKEVRVRIIGNSFYPKVLNIAEGTKVRWINEEVFTYMDGEFAGFHNVVTNTAPEAFGSALLAHGESYEKVLTKGGTYDYFCAPHPYMKGRVIVRD, from the coding sequence ATGGGAAATATAACGTATCGTTTGCAGTCGATAATTATCGCGTTAGTCTTTTTAGTTTTGATTACAAGTTCTGCTTGGGCTTGCGATTCTTGCAATCAGGCGCTTTACAACGAAATGCTAACAACCCGCAAAGGCACATTGGTTGGTGAAGAATTAACAAAGGCGATGAAAAATCAAGGTGTCAATCTACCTGCTGACATGGGTGGTGCAACTCCTGAATTTGTCGCGGGGAAAGATAACCCTAATGCCGAACAACGCAAAGAATTTATTGAAATCATCAACCGCGACAAGTCCCTGCCGATGCCTCAGACCGGCTATGTTCCGCAAGATACAAAACCAACAAAGCAGGTCTCAATCGACCTACATGAAGGCGAAGCCTACCTAGGGAAAGGAGTTTTCTTTAAAGGCTTTCTCACGAATAATACTGTTCCCGGGCCGACGATTATTGTTGATGAAGGTGACGTCGTGGAATTTACTGTTAACAATAAGGGCTTAGTCCCGCACGGCGCGTCGATTCACTCTGCCTACACCCAGACTTCCAAGTATCTTGGAAAGATTCAAGCAGGGGAATCAAAGAAAATGGTTTTTCGTGCAACCTACCCTGGTATCTATATGTATCACTGCGCACCGGGCGGACACGCAATTCCAATGCACGTGATTTTTGGTCAGTACGGCATGATGGTAGTGCGCCCCAAACAGAAATATAAACTAGAAAAAATTCTCAATAAAAAACCGGATGTGGAGATTTTCCTCACGCAACACGAGTTTTACGCGAACGGAAAAGACGCAATTGATGCGAAGCCAATTTACGTAACGTTTAACGGCAAACTCTTTCGTTATGTGGAAGAGCCAATCAAGGCTAAGCCAGGCGACTATGTGCGTATTAATTTCCTAAACGTTGGGCCGAACTTGCTTTCGACCTTTCACATTGTGGGAATTATTTGGGATTTCGCTTATTGGCAAGGTATCCCGGAGAACTCCTTTAAAGGCGGACAGACTGTTACGGCTGGACCAAGTGATTCTTGGGTTGTTGAATTCCGCATGCCACCAGATGAGGGTAACTTCTTAATGCTTTCTCATGCTGTTGGGTCAACGGATCGTGGAGCGATTGGCATTCTCGCTGGCGATAAGAATGCAGTAACTCCGCTGACTGTCTTAAGTGATGGGCCGGCGATTAGCGATCAGGAACGGGCAGAGCTCAAGAAAAAATCAATTCGCGTTTTTTCTCCTTTTGAACCTGGTAGCACGGATGTGGACGAACCGTATTTTGTCTCAGCTGAGCAGAAGGAAGTGCGAGTCCGTATTATCGGAAATTCTTTCTACCCGAAAGTACTGAATATTGCAGAGGGCACAAAAGTGCGCTGGATTAATGAAGAAGTATTCACTTATATGGATGGAGAATTTGCTGGATTCCATAATGTGGTGACAAACACCGCACCTGAGGCCTTTGGCTCGGCACTGCTTGCTCACGGCGAGTCTTATGAGAAAGTACTGACGAAAGGCGGGACCTATGATTACTTTTGCGCTCCACATCCATATATGAAAGGGCGCGTAATTGTGAGAGATTAA